The Bacteroides ovatus genomic interval CAAATTGCAGCCTCAATTCTTTTCCTTTTTGCAAGTGGATTAACCATACTGTACTACATACAACACCAAGAGTTGCAAACATTGGCTGAACAAGATGTAATAGTACGTTCAGGAGATTCCGGCACTTCTCAAGTGACTCTTCCTGATGGTACATTGGTTCGTCTAAATGCAAACTCATCCCTTACATATCAACAAAATTTCGGACAGGATAATCGCAAGGTGAAATTATCGGGTGAAGGATATTTTGAAGTTAAGAAAAACACAGAGAAAAAGTTTATTGTCAATACCGGATATATAGATGTCACAGTTTTAGGAACAAAGTTCAATCTTTATGCCTATGAGGATAAGGATATTATAGAGATGGCTTTGGTAGAAGGACATGTTAATGTATCTACATCGCAGCCTCCCTATCAGACTATTTGCGTTAAACCCAATGAAAAAGTTACTTATAACAAATATGATAATAAACTTAATATAGAAAAGACCACTACTAAAATAGAAACAGCTTGGTTGAACAAAGAATTAGTATTCCGGGAAGAAAAATTGGAGAATGTATTCCAATGTTTATCAAGGAAATTTCGTGTGAAATTCTCAATAGATAGTTCAATATCCGTAGATGATGTATACACTGGTGCATTCGATGATGAGA includes:
- a CDS encoding FecR family protein, producing the protein MHIVNKAKDLLKKFQSGNLSLSDFKELVSTVNDSSDQELEDVLFEEWNKFDTYPSLSQEKIDSLYSHLHKKMKISPFYKITRHWGQIAASILFLFASGLTILYYIQHQELQTLAEQDVIVRSGDSGTSQVTLPDGTLVRLNANSSLTYQQNFGQDNRKVKLSGEGYFEVKKNTEKKFIVNTGYIDVTVLGTKFNLYAYEDKDIIEMALVEGHVNVSTSQPPYQTICVKPNEKVTYNKYDNKLNIEKTTTKIETAWLNKELVFREEKLENVFQCLSRKFRVKFSIDSSISVDDVYTGAFDDEKIEDILEVLKIHYGFNYTVKDGKINIRMNK